Genomic segment of Paenibacillus sp. FSL R5-0912:
AGCCGGTTTTTCTGCAAGCGGCAATGGCTTGCCTTCAGCAGCTCTTTTGAGGCCTAGTGTGTTTCGGTTGTTTGTTTCAGCTTTCGGGCGGGGCTCTGCCTTCCCCTTGTTCCGGTTACCTTGGTCAAGCAGCATAAGAGCACTCCGCAGGCCAATGGCACTAGTGAGCATCGTGAACTCACCGGAGGTCACTGTTTCAGGGGCTGTTAACAGACGGTTGGTTAGCTGTTTGAGCTCAAGGGGCGTTCGCAGCTGCGGCTTCAATGCCGCTTTGTCAGCTAGTGGGACTTGTGCAGAACTCTTTCTCGTCCCGGCCTGCGGCTCTGCCGGCTTGTGTACAGCAATCTTGCTAGGCATTGAGGGTCACTCCCTGAATATTCCGTATACAAGTAATGGCAATTTCAGGGGTTGAATTACAGCCTTTTGGGTGAATTAATTTATTACTAGTACAGCATCAGAACTAAAGAAGTGAATTCATTCAACCCTGCAGCAAATGATGGACTGAGTTCCAAGTGGAATTTCAGTAATAGTTGTAAACTGTACAATTAAAAATAGCGAAAAGGTAGGCTTGCGTCTTTTAACTGTATTCTAGAGTCAATTTCATAATTCAGTTTGCTGAATAGTTAGACTCGGCCCCAAATCTGAGGTCATTTTTTAGAAAATCAGGCTACTTGCTGGGATTTGCTCAACTGTTTGTTCAACTTGTCCAATGCAAACTTACTAAGATTGTAAGCTAGTGTACTGAGCTGGAAATCGACACTTGCCCGTACGCCGCGGTGACGTGTGCGTTTCATGCCAAAATACTCTTTGAGATAGGCAAAAACACGTTCCACTGCCGTACGCTTTTTGTACAGCTCTGTAAAGCTTTCGCTCCCTCTTGCGGGATAGGTATGCTTACGCAAATCCGTTTGGATGCGGATTTTAAACACCTTTTGGCATCCGGAACCCAGTAGTGGGCAGCCTGTGCACTCGCTCGGCTGGGTATACTTCAGCGTTTCGTACTTGGCATCAAAACTGTCGTAGCGGTAGGCATGTCCTTGGGAGCATACCGGCGTGTAGTCCACGTTCATTCCCTCGGGCGGATCTTTGCGGTGAATCATGGGAATCGCCGGATAGGCACCTAACGAATGAATCAACTGGTAGATAGACGCGCAGTCGTACCCTTTGTCGCCCAAGATATGCTTTACCTTCAGTGTGGGAAACTTCAGGGGCAGGCCTTTGAGAAGAATAACGGCCATGCGCTGGTCATTCGGATTCGCCGAACTAAAGAGGCCGCTCAAGATATACTGGCAGTCCGTATCGACGAGCAGATTCGCCTTGAAACCGTAGTAGCTCGTCATTCGACCCTTCGTATTTTTCTTGTCACAACGCGCGGCATGCCGGGGCAGCGCGGCCAGCAGTTCGTCATACGTGTAAGGTAACATCGCTTCAATGGTTTTCTGAAACGGTCCGAGACTTTGGTCATATGCTTCCTGTTCCTGACGCCGGCGTTCCCTTGCCGCATTCGTTGGACGTCCACGCTTGTCGTAGACGGGTTTCTTCGGTGGTTCGTTCACAGCCGCCTCAGGCTCAGGCTCGGGAAGTTTGAACTGAAGTTGCTGGGCTCCTGGAGCCTCATTTGGCTTTTGCCCTCGGCGAGCCGCACGGCGCTTGGCGGCCGATTCGCTAAATTGGCAATCCCAAGCCTCGACCATGGAGGAATCCACGGCAATATGTGTGCCGGTTACAAAGCCTTCTTCTAGGGCAGAGGTCACCAAGGTATCCTGCAGTTTTTCAAGCATCCCCGTGTGCTCCAGCGCATGAATCAAACGGGAATACGAAGATTCGCTCGGGATATTATCGGAGCCGGTAAATCGGCACTGCGCCCGAAACTCTTCGCTATGGGTAAGACGCCAGACCAGGGAAGAAACAAACTCGATGTTCTCCATTTTAGCGATGAGCAAGGAATAGATCATGGCAGGTACATTCAGTTGTTCGGGCCGGCCCCGGTTGTTCTTTTTCCGAAGAACGTGCAGAACCTTGGCGAGATCTAAGTGTTCAAAGATTTGGCTGTATTTATCTTCCGGGCGCATCAGGAACAATTCCTTGAAGGAAAACAGTTCTTCTTGTCGAATGGAATAGATAGGGATTACCTCTTTTCGTTCTCGGGTGTTGGTTTGGTCGCCTATATCTTCGAGAACTTGGGGAGGTACTCCTTTTTCTATGCCTAAAAAAAACAGTCCCAGCAAGGGTTTGGAATTATGAAATTGACTCTTCTATACAACTAAATTTGCCCAAATGGGTGAGAACCAAGGCCGAATCGTAGGTTGGGAATCTTATCTTTTAGTTGTACAACGTGCACTTAAGCATACGGCGTATCCCGTAATCGGGTTACTGCAAACCCTCAGCAAGCGATTTACCAAAGTGGTCTTCACTAGTTTAAATCTGATGCTGTACTAGGTAAGCACAAAGACAAGACTGGGCATAAAAGTGTGGGCTGTCAGCGTTTCTTTCTATTATTCCACGCAAAAAAGAGCAGGCTATTTTTTACATAACCTGCTCTTTTTCTTAAATATTGGCCCTCTGCCTTAACTTAATGACAGTGCCTTCTAGCTATCCCTTTGTATTCTATGTCTTTATAATGATTCCCGGATCACGCGCTTGTAATACAGCACGGACAGCAGGCCGAAGATTGAATACAGCACGGTATAGACCGCCATAACCACAAACATCGGAGTAAGCATTTCCGTACCGAACAGGAACCAGCCCGACTTTACCGCGAAGTAGCTGTGGCAGAGACCGACAACCAGCGGAATGCCGAAATTGAACAGCTGCTTGAACTGGATGCCGCGCAGCAGATCTCCCTGAGTGAAGCCCAGCTTGCGCAGAATGGTATATCCGTCCTTCTCCTCCTCGCCTTCATCCATCTGCTTGAAATAGAGAATACAGCCGGAGGTGATCAGGAAGGTCAAACCGAGGAACCCGACAATGAACATAATTAAGCCCATGCTGGTCCGTTGGTTGAGCTCAAATTCATATTGCGAGAAGCTCGGAAATTCCGGCTTCTGGTCCAGATAGATCTCATGGGCCTGTTTGGCCTGTGATTGATCGGTCAGATTAATCCCGTAATATAAATCGCTGTCCGATGTTTTCCTCTGAGCTTTCGGATCTTTATGCTTAACCAGTTCAGTAAAGACCGTATCATCGACCACAACCACTCCCATTAGCCCGGCGCCATAATAATAAGGAAGGACAGATTTGTCAGATAAACCGGTGAGCTGCTGCGTGATGGTGCTGTCTTTGGTAATAAACCCGATTTCACCACTGTCTTTAAAGGTTACCATGCTTTTGAGCGTATTGTTGTAACCCGTCATCAGTACCTCACCCGGGTGCAAATCCATTCCCTTCAAGCTGCTGTCACTGATTACGGTAGCAGTGATGTTCGTTAATGCGTCTTCCTTAAAATTATATCTCTCAATAATGTCCTCAACATTTAGAAAGACCGCGATGTTAGGAATCTCCAGCACTTCATAACCTATCTTCTCCTTATCCAGTGCCTGAAGGAACTTAGCCTCAGCCTCCTGCCGGATAAAGCCGAAATCATGCGGCGAGCTTTCCCTTGCTGAGGTTTCCACCGAATAATAAGAAATGTAGCTCAGTGACAACAGGCCGATCGCGAGTGCGGACACCGTCGTAATAATGGTAAGCAGCAGGGCATTTGACTTCATGCGGAACATAATCGATGAGAGTGACAGCACCTCATTGATTGACAGGTAACCTTTCTTGCTCTTACGGATCATATTAAAAATAAAGCTTACCGAACCTTTATAGAATAGATAAGTACCGATGATGACCAGTGCCAGGATCACGATCATCGCGATCATAAGCTCAGTCATATCTGTATATTTCCCGCCAAACAGCTGGCTGGAAATATAATATCCACCGCCGATGCAGGCAATGCCGAGCAGTCCCATAACAATTTCCCACAGCGGCATTTTACGGATACGCTGCTGGGTCGTGGATGTCGCCTTGAAGAGGGACAGGATACTTTGCGCTTTGATGAAGGTGTAGTTCATGATCATAATCAGCACATACACGGCGGCAAACACCAGAATCGTCCGCTCCAGCGCCTCCGGGGAGAACCGCAGCTTGGCTAGATTCTGGATGGCTAGAATTTTAAACAGAATCATCAGAACCAGCCGGGACATGATGAACCCTGCACCAATACCGATAAACATGGACCCGAAATACAGAATCAGATTCTCCGCACTCAGCAGCGTGAAGATCTTCCCCTTCGTCAGCCCAATCAGCTGGAACAGCCCGATCTCCTTACTGCGCCGCTTGATGAAAATCGTATTCGCATAGAGCAGGAAAATGGCGACAATAGCAATCAACAGGACAGAAGAGGCTCCGATAGCTGCACCGCCTTTGATCGAAGCACCAACCTCGTCCATTGCCGGATCAAATTGCAGCGTTACGAACGAGAAATATAGAGCAACACTGAAAATAAGCGCGAAGACGTACAGATAATAGTTTTTAATATTCTTCTTCAAATTGCGCAGGATGATGTAATTCAGGCTCACTCGGCAGCACCGCCAAGCACCCCTTGAGTATTGATAATATCGTTGAAGAAGGACTGCCGTGATTCATCGCCTTTATTCAGCTGGGTGTAAATTTGCCCGTCACGGATGAACACCACCCGGGTGCAATAGCTTGCGGCAGCCGCATCATGCGTGACCATCACTATAGTGGCCTCACGTTTACTGTTCATAGCAGAGAGCTTGTTCAGCAGGTCGGAAGCTGATTTGGAATCCAGTGCGCCCGTAGGCTCATCGGCAAAAATAATACTAGGATCATGCACAAACGCCCGCGCTGCCGACGTACGCTGCTTCTGCCCGCCGGAGATTTCCGCCGGATATTTGTCCTTCAGCTCATAGATTCCCAGCTCGCCGGACACCTGCTCGAATTTCTGATGCGCCTCTTTCTTGGACATGCCTGTGATGGAGAGCGGCAGCATCACATTCTCCTTCACGGTCAGCGTATCCAGCAGATTGTAGTCCTGAAAAATAAACCCGAGATGAGATTTGCGGAACTCCGCCAGCTGCTTCTCCTTCATTCCCGTGAACATCTTGCCCTCAATCTCAATGGTCCCCTGGCTCACCCGGTCGATGGAGGACAGGACATTCAGCAGTGTCGTTTTGCCGGAACCGGAAGGACCCATGATCCCCACGAACTCACCTTTATTTACCTGAAGATCGATTCCCTTTAATACTTCCTGCTTATTAAATTTGTTGCCATAGGTTTTATGGATTTTGTTAGCCTGCATGATAATCATCTGTAACCCACTCCTTTTCTATAGATCTATCATAAGCGGGCTGATGCTCCTTTTCCTGCGCTTCGCCGAACAATGTGAAGAAGCATGTGACATTATTGTCACATGCCAGTCACTCTCTGAAAGTCGTTCTCCCGGGGGAAAGTCAGCGTAAATATACTCCCTTCCCCGGGTACGGATGCTGCATGAATGCTAATCAGCAGCGGCTCCGCCACCTGCCGGGTCAGATAGAGGCCCATACCGGTGGCTGCGCTATCCTGACGCTCGCGCGATGACGTGAAGCCTTTGTCATAAATCCGCGGCAGATCCCTGGGATCAATGCCCTGGCCGCTGTCTTCGATGGTAAGCACGATATGACCGTCCGTTTCACCGCTCCTGATCAGGATATCCGAGGCTGCGCTGTATTTCACCGCATTCGTCAGCAGCTGTCTGAGCATGAAGGCCAGCCATTTACCGTCGGTCAGCACGTCTTCCACCTCGAGGTCTACATCAAATCCGATTCCTTTGGAGATACACCATGATTTCAGCGCCCGGATCTCCTGATTCAGAATCGGCTCCAGTCTTACATTCTCAATGAACAGATCATTGCGCATGAAAGGAATCCGTTTCTGATGAAGCTGCTGGTCGAGCAGATGATGAATCCGCAGCCATTCGTACATCAGCTGTCTTTGCAGGGTTTCATCCGGCAGCCGCTCAATCATCAGCTGCATGGCAGTGAGTGGTGTTTTGACCTCATGAATCCAGGACAGCAGCTCATCCTTCTCAGACTCCAGCAGGTGGTAATTGACGGAGGATTCCCGCTTGTACCTGTCAGTCTGGGCGATAACCGCCTCATGGACGATCCACTCCAGCGGACTGCCGGGCTCAATCACAGCATGAAGGTCATAGATCTGATCCCAGGCTTCCAGGCTTCTGTAGAACCTCGTCTCCTTGGAATACCGCAGAAATACGAAGCCCAGACAGAGCAGTGTATTCAGCAGCACAATGTACAGCACTGGCAGCAGGGGAATGGCAGAATCAACATAGGCCACGAAAATAATGATCAGCTGCAAGGCGGCAAGCAGCAGCAGCCAGCTCCGCTTCTCGGTTATGTATTTCCTTATCATTCTGCCGCCTCTTCGGTCGCCATATACCCTTGCCCGACCTTGGTCTCAATGAAAGAATCCAGTCCCAGCGGTTCGAGCTTTTTGCGCAGCCGGTTTACGTTCACCGTAAGGGTATTGTCACTCACGAAATGCTCATTGTCCCATAAGCTCTTAATCATCTCTTCGCGGTCCACAATCTGATCTTTGCGTTCGATGAGTATTTTCAGGATCAGCATCTCGTTCTTGGTCAGAAGAGCCGCTCCCTGGCTGTTAGTTACTGTATTCTTCACGAATTCAATCGCTGCCCCGCGCCAGGTCTTCAGCTCTGTACGTTCGGAGCTATAATTGTAGACCCGGCGGAGTGTGGCCTGGATTTTGGCAATCAGCACTTCGAAGTGAAACGGCTTCTGAATGAAGTCATCCGCTCCCAGCTGCATGGACATCACCATATCACTCGGATGATCACGGGAGGAGAGGAAGATAATCGGCACGTTGGAGTGAGACCGCAGAATCCGGCACCAGTGGAATCCGTCGAACTGCGGCAGCTGAATATCAATCACCACCAGATCCGGCTTCACCTCCGTAAATTCCTGCAGGACCTTGCCGAAATTCGTGATTCCGTATACCTCATACGACCACTGGGACAGTCTTTCCTTAATCTCCCCGAACAGGGTGATGTCGTCTTCAATCAGCATAATTTTAAACAATAGAGACTCTCCTTCTGTAATAATGCTATTCATTAATCCAATTGGAAACTGATTAGCTGATTCGGCAAAACACTTTTGATAACCTCAGTGTTACTGGAGTACAGCGCTGTCATATACTTGTCGAAGGTTAACGTGCTGTCATTCGTCAATAAAGTAACTGTTGTGTCTCTTGAAGGATTTCCGGATTTGCCCCTCAAGGTTAATAAATAAGAAAAGGGTGCTGGTTCACCGCTCTCATTAGCACTCTCAAATATACAATATTTGCCATCCTGAAAGAATAAGTCAGAATAAGAAGAAGAAATGCCCTCTTCATTGTCATAAAAAGCGGCCAGCCGAATCCCGTTATCCAAACCTTGCGCAGACGCTTTAACAAACCGGTCCCATACTGCCCCGCCTGCAACCACCTCTAAATTGTGCTTAACCACATAACCGCGGGCTGCGGCATCCATCATTGTATAATCTCCGGGCAGTCCTGTGAACCCTGTATAGAAACCTCTCATATCCAGCATCTGGGCAACTGTATGACCGGCAGTTTCACCAGCAGCATTATTAACGGTATTCCCCTCATTCTTGCAGCCTGCCAGCAAACCCGCAGCACATATGACCGCCAGCACACTTGTCATCATCTTAAGTCTCTTCATCCCCATTACTCCCCGCTGGAAATTGTAATTATTGGATAATTATACTTCACATTGATGAATTGACAAAGGCTTGGGCAAGTTGTAGCCTTCACTCATACGGTCTGCCGCTCAATCATGTTCAATTGAATCTCTTCATGGGCCTGGCCCCCGTCCACCGCCTGCAGCAAAGCCCTCCGGCCGATCTCCACCAGCGGTATCTCGAAGGTCGTGATGTGCATCATTCTGGCGATCGGCTGATTGTCGAACCCTACAATGGCAAGCTGACCCGGCACCTCTATCCCATTCTCCCGGCAAAAGGACAGAATTCCCGCCGCCACCTGATCACTGGTAACCAGCAGGGCAGTTGGAGGGTCGTCCATCTTCAGAATCCGCTGCATAATCCATTCCCCGTCTTCCAGCTGTACACAATCATAGAACATATAGTCATGGTTATAGGCTTCATTCCGGTTCATATAGAAGTCCCGGTAGGCCGCCTCTCTTAAATTGCTGTTAGGACTGGACTGTCTGGCCAGGCAATAGCCGACCTTGTCATGGCCTTTGCCCCTCAAATAGGTAAGCGCACGGGTGAAGCTCTGATAATGATCCATAAATATGGATGACACATGATGTCCCCTGCCATCCTCCAGCACAATAATAGGCCCGTACTGCGTATACTCGTCAACAATCTCCCAGCTGCAGGTCCGCGAACAGATAATCAGCGCATCAATTTGTTTCAGCTTCAGCATCATCAGTGCATCCAGCTCCCGCTCCACTTCATAGTTGGACTGAATCAGCACCAGCTTATAATTATCCTTGATAGCCTCATCCGCTATTCCTTCAACGACCATCCCGAAATACGGCCGCGTGATATAGGGAACGACCACCCCAATCAGGTTCGTCCTGCCCCTGCTTAGATGGACTGCATTAATATTACGTTCATAATCAGCCGTCTCCATGGCCTGCAGAACGGCTTCCCTCTTCGCCTTGCTTACATAAGGATGACCGTTAAGAACACGGGATACCGTTGTGACCGAGACTCCGGCCAGCTTCGCAATATCTTTGATATTCGCCATAATTCCACCTTCCCATGCTTGCTGCATACAGCCTGTACTCCTCTTAATTTTACCTCAAACCGCCGGAATGCGTTACATTCAGACCACAAATAAAGCATTTGACATGGAAGGCGTTTCATAAATTACAGTGGTTCTGTAATAAGGCTTAATCCGGGCTAAGTATTGTAAAAGAGGTGAGTAGAAGATGTACAACGAGGATGACGGAGCTGATCCAAAGAATCACCACCGGGAATTATGGAATACATATGAGGCTCTGGCTGGATTCATGGGTGCGCAGCTGATCGGGCACCCTTTTCCGCAGACTATGGGGTCTCTTGTTTCGCTTGAGCTGATGACCAAATTCCATACGTCATTGCTGGCAGAACGCCTGCTGCTGAACTCAGGTTTCTGCCATGAGGCTTATTGCATACTGCGCCTGATGCTCGAATATACGATTACCTTGAAATTCATTCTGCTCCAGCCCGATGAAAGGGCTGTGCGCTATTTGGATGACACCGCCGCAGCTTCCCGGCCGTTTGATTTCGACATTCCGCTGATGGCAGACGAAACCAATATGCAGGAGTGGCTACCTGTCATTGAACACCCTCTTTCCGGCTGCTCCAGCCCGCTAGAAGCCGGTGATGTGCTGGCGAAATCCTGTGAGCTGACAGCCCTGATGCTGGAAACCTGCCGGAATAGATAAGATAAAAAAAGATTGTCGATGTTCACATTTCCCTCTGTATGTCCGTACAAGAAGTGTAGTCAGCTTTGAACAGTCTCTTTCATCCATCTGGCGACTAGTGCAGGCAATTCCGCCCGCTTGAACTCCAAATCCGTACTATCCGTAATCTTCACAACGGCCCTATCTCCCGTGATCCACTCCAGCAGTCCGGAAGTATCCGTGAACAAGGGTACCGTTGCAGCCTCCTCCTTCACCTTCGCACCGGTATGGAAGATCAGCCGGAAGAAGCCTTTCCCCTGCAAGTTCATGGTTACACGGTCTTGCTGGTTGTAGCAGAAACTCGGCGCGTTCCACTTTATCTGCTCCGTGATGTCTTCATCCGCACTCAGGATTATCTTCCGCACTTCTTCGATCTCATCTTTAAGCGGATGCTCCAGCTCCTTCAGAAATAAGGATACCTGTTCCGGTCCGGTCAGTTTCACGGTCTTGCTGCGCCCAGCTGCGGGTACTTTAGAGCTTGAGGCCATGGTTAGACTCACCCTTTCATAATGGTTACCCTGAAACAATTCGCTTCACACCCAATAATTCCTTTATAGAACTCACCCTGTAAATATAGCAAAAAGCAGCGCCTCCCGCTAACAGGAGCTGCGCTGCTTGAATCATTCCCCCACGGGCCGGCTCTACTGATTGTCTCAGCGCAGCCTTAAGGCAGGATCGTCGGTCTGATCACAATCTCATTCACACTCGTATCACCAGGTTCATTAATCGCA
This window contains:
- a CDS encoding response regulator transcription factor, which gives rise to MFKIMLIEDDITLFGEIKERLSQWSYEVYGITNFGKVLQEFTEVKPDLVVIDIQLPQFDGFHWCRILRSHSNVPIIFLSSRDHPSDMVMSMQLGADDFIQKPFHFEVLIAKIQATLRRVYNYSSERTELKTWRGAAIEFVKNTVTNSQGAALLTKNEMLILKILIERKDQIVDREEMIKSLWDNEHFVSDNTLTVNVNRLRKKLEPLGLDSFIETKVGQGYMATEEAAE
- a CDS encoding transposase, with the protein product MLGLFFLGIEKGVPPQVLEDIGDQTNTRERKEVIPIYSIRQEELFSFKELFLMRPEDKYSQIFEHLDLAKVLHVLRKKNNRGRPEQLNVPAMIYSLLIAKMENIEFVSSLVWRLTHSEEFRAQCRFTGSDNIPSESSYSRLIHALEHTGMLEKLQDTLVTSALEEGFVTGTHIAVDSSMVEAWDCQFSESAAKRRAARRGQKPNEAPGAQQLQFKLPEPEPEAAVNEPPKKPVYDKRGRPTNAARERRRQEQEAYDQSLGPFQKTIEAMLPYTYDELLAALPRHAARCDKKNTKGRMTSYYGFKANLLVDTDCQYILSGLFSSANPNDQRMAVILLKGLPLKFPTLKVKHILGDKGYDCASIYQLIHSLGAYPAIPMIHRKDPPEGMNVDYTPVCSQGHAYRYDSFDAKYETLKYTQPSECTGCPLLGSGCQKVFKIRIQTDLRKHTYPARGSESFTELYKKRTAVERVFAYLKEYFGMKRTRHRGVRASVDFQLSTLAYNLSKFALDKLNKQLSKSQQVA
- a CDS encoding DUF1801 domain-containing protein; its protein translation is MASSSKVPAAGRSKTVKLTGPEQVSLFLKELEHPLKDEIEEVRKIILSADEDITEQIKWNAPSFCYNQQDRVTMNLQGKGFFRLIFHTGAKVKEEAATVPLFTDTSGLLEWITGDRAVVKITDSTDLEFKRAELPALVARWMKETVQS
- a CDS encoding FtsX-like permease family protein, which codes for MSLNYIILRNLKKNIKNYYLYVFALIFSVALYFSFVTLQFDPAMDEVGASIKGGAAIGASSVLLIAIVAIFLLYANTIFIKRRSKEIGLFQLIGLTKGKIFTLLSAENLILYFGSMFIGIGAGFIMSRLVLMILFKILAIQNLAKLRFSPEALERTILVFAAVYVLIMIMNYTFIKAQSILSLFKATSTTQQRIRKMPLWEIVMGLLGIACIGGGYYISSQLFGGKYTDMTELMIAMIVILALVIIGTYLFYKGSVSFIFNMIRKSKKGYLSINEVLSLSSIMFRMKSNALLLTIITTVSALAIGLLSLSYISYYSVETSARESSPHDFGFIRQEAEAKFLQALDKEKIGYEVLEIPNIAVFLNVEDIIERYNFKEDALTNITATVISDSSLKGMDLHPGEVLMTGYNNTLKSMVTFKDSGEIGFITKDSTITQQLTGLSDKSVLPYYYGAGLMGVVVVDDTVFTELVKHKDPKAQRKTSDSDLYYGINLTDQSQAKQAHEIYLDQKPEFPSFSQYEFELNQRTSMGLIMFIVGFLGLTFLITSGCILYFKQMDEGEEEKDGYTILRKLGFTQGDLLRGIQFKQLFNFGIPLVVGLCHSYFAVKSGWFLFGTEMLTPMFVVMAVYTVLYSIFGLLSVLYYKRVIRESL
- a CDS encoding DUF5677 domain-containing protein gives rise to the protein MYNEDDGADPKNHHRELWNTYEALAGFMGAQLIGHPFPQTMGSLVSLELMTKFHTSLLAERLLLNSGFCHEAYCILRLMLEYTITLKFILLQPDERAVRYLDDTAAASRPFDFDIPLMADETNMQEWLPVIEHPLSGCSSPLEAGDVLAKSCELTALMLETCRNR
- a CDS encoding LacI family DNA-binding transcriptional regulator is translated as MANIKDIAKLAGVSVTTVSRVLNGHPYVSKAKREAVLQAMETADYERNINAVHLSRGRTNLIGVVVPYITRPYFGMVVEGIADEAIKDNYKLVLIQSNYEVERELDALMMLKLKQIDALIICSRTCSWEIVDEYTQYGPIIVLEDGRGHHVSSIFMDHYQSFTRALTYLRGKGHDKVGYCLARQSSPNSNLREAAYRDFYMNRNEAYNHDYMFYDCVQLEDGEWIMQRILKMDDPPTALLVTSDQVAAGILSFCRENGIEVPGQLAIVGFDNQPIARMMHITTFEIPLVEIGRRALLQAVDGGQAHEEIQLNMIERQTV
- a CDS encoding ABC transporter ATP-binding protein; translated protein: MIIMQANKIHKTYGNKFNKQEVLKGIDLQVNKGEFVGIMGPSGSGKTTLLNVLSSIDRVSQGTIEIEGKMFTGMKEKQLAEFRKSHLGFIFQDYNLLDTLTVKENVMLPLSITGMSKKEAHQKFEQVSGELGIYELKDKYPAEISGGQKQRTSAARAFVHDPSIIFADEPTGALDSKSASDLLNKLSAMNSKREATIVMVTHDAAAASYCTRVVFIRDGQIYTQLNKGDESRQSFFNDIINTQGVLGGAAE
- a CDS encoding sensor histidine kinase, which encodes MIRKYITEKRSWLLLLAALQLIIIFVAYVDSAIPLLPVLYIVLLNTLLCLGFVFLRYSKETRFYRSLEAWDQIYDLHAVIEPGSPLEWIVHEAVIAQTDRYKRESSVNYHLLESEKDELLSWIHEVKTPLTAMQLMIERLPDETLQRQLMYEWLRIHHLLDQQLHQKRIPFMRNDLFIENVRLEPILNQEIRALKSWCISKGIGFDVDLEVEDVLTDGKWLAFMLRQLLTNAVKYSAASDILIRSGETDGHIVLTIEDSGQGIDPRDLPRIYDKGFTSSRERQDSAATGMGLYLTRQVAEPLLISIHAASVPGEGSIFTLTFPRENDFQRVTGM